DNA sequence from the Bradyrhizobium sp. CIAT3101 genome:
CGATCCAGCCGGATCACGACGTTGCCGGCAGCATCATCCGGCGTCGCAGCCCCGCACATCCCGGTGTTGCCGCCTTGCGGCACGATCGCGAGCTGCTTCTCGGCGCAATATCTGACCACGGACGCGACCTCGGCGGTCGACCCGGGCTTCACCACCGCAACCGCGCGGCCGCGATAACGCCCGCGCCAGTCCACCACATAGGGCTCCTGGTCAGACCCGGACGCAATGACGTGCTTGTCGCCGACGATGGCGGCGAGCCCGGTCAGCGCGTCCTGGAAAGAGTCGGACATCGGATCGCCTCGCCGTCCGCGTCCGCCTCAGGCGGCCGTCGCGAATGCCGCGGCATTCGCGAGCAGCTCTTTCACTTGAGCTGCCGGCAAGGTCTCCAGCGGCGGCCGCAGGCGCTGCCAGCCGGCGTGACCGGTGCGCTCGGCCATCAGGGCCTTCAGGGACGGCATCTGCGCGAAGCGCGAGACCAGCTCGCGCGCCTTCACGATGCGCGCCTGCGCAGCCGCCAGCTTGGCGTCGTCGTCGCTGTCCCGGAAATGCTTGAAGACATAGGCGAGATCGCGCGCGATGAGGTTCGAGGTCGCCGTAATGCAGCCTGCGCCACCCTTGCGCAGCAGCGGCAGCAGCAACGGGTCGGCGCCGGTCAGCACCGAAAAGCCGGGGAACCGCTCAACCATCGCGGTCATGTTGGCGAAGTCGCCCGAGGAATCCTTGATGCCGACGATGGTCGACGGATAGGCCGTGCGCAGCCGCTCGATCAGCGCGTGCGAGATCGGCTGCATCGACATCTGCGGGATGTGATAGAGCACGATCCTGAGGCGCTTATCGCCGATGCGCTGGATGATCTCGTTGTAGGCGGCATAGACGCCGTCATCGCTGACGTTCTTGTAGTAGAACGGCGGCAGCATCACCACGGTATCGACTCCAACCGACAGCGCATGGCGCGTCAGCGCGATGGTCTCGGTGAACGCGGCAACCCCGGTTCCCGGCAGCAGCTGGTTCGGCTTGATGCCGCCGGCGATCACGGCCTCCAGCAGCGCGGTGCGCTCGGAGACCGAGAAGGAGTTCGCCTCCCCCGTGGTGCCAAGCATCGCGATGGCATCGCAGCCTTCGTCCAGCAGGTAACGGCAATGCGCGATGAAGCGCGCGTGATCGGGCGCGAGCTCGGCATCGAGCGGCGTCAACGCGGCGGAGAACACGCCATGTGGGTGCAAGGGCTGGGGGTGCAGCGATGATGTCGACAAAGCTTCCTCCGATCGTCAGATCGATGTTGTTCGGAATGCGAACATTTGTTATAATCTGACCTGTTGGTAAGATCAGGCTGCCGCCGCGTCAAGGGCTGTGGCTGTCATGGCAGGGCATACAGGTATGGCCAAGGTCGAAAAGAAGCCGGCGAAGCGCGCACCGGAAGCTACACCGAAAAACCCCAGGGATCAGAATCCCAAGGATAAAAATCCCAAGAACTACGTTGCCTCGGTCGGCAAGGCCTTTGCCGTGCTCAAGAGTTTCACCAGCGAGGCCTTC
Encoded proteins:
- a CDS encoding dihydrodipicolinate synthase family protein produces the protein MSTSSLHPQPLHPHGVFSAALTPLDAELAPDHARFIAHCRYLLDEGCDAIAMLGTTGEANSFSVSERTALLEAVIAGGIKPNQLLPGTGVAAFTETIALTRHALSVGVDTVVMLPPFYYKNVSDDGVYAAYNEIIQRIGDKRLRIVLYHIPQMSMQPISHALIERLRTAYPSTIVGIKDSSGDFANMTAMVERFPGFSVLTGADPLLLPLLRKGGAGCITATSNLIARDLAYVFKHFRDSDDDAKLAAAQARIVKARELVSRFAQMPSLKALMAERTGHAGWQRLRPPLETLPAAQVKELLANAAAFATAA